Proteins from one Bacteroides mediterraneensis genomic window:
- a CDS encoding outer membrane beta-barrel protein — translation MKKLHFELLKVLTFAFITLFFSHAQAKDFNETIKLPDFKGRKAIWIIRAGVGFNGFTGSNIETTKLQWENDNWNGSFGKATGYEFTLGFNKSFGNHPLYWGMELGMASRGYTSSSSWEKSATSSISGGTDYHGKFQDESMLCHTVKFSPFTIGYRYIFLEKMAADIHLGAYASYDIAGKYKKDYTDHIISTSKYGNRNDKTVSSTETKIKDYDNMKRYDAGINLGIGYWFGKFNIDFTWQRGFIAIFEGGNELVKIGKESRRRGNLFTNNFQLKLGYAF, via the coding sequence ATGAAAAAATTACATTTTGAACTACTTAAAGTATTAACGTTTGCTTTTATAACATTATTTTTCTCTCATGCACAAGCCAAAGACTTCAATGAGACAATCAAACTTCCAGATTTCAAGGGCAGAAAAGCTATCTGGATCATTCGTGCTGGTGTAGGTTTTAATGGTTTTACTGGATCAAATATAGAAACGACCAAACTACAATGGGAAAACGACAACTGGAATGGCAGTTTCGGAAAAGCCACTGGATATGAATTTACATTAGGTTTTAACAAATCTTTTGGAAACCATCCACTATATTGGGGAATGGAACTTGGTATGGCATCAAGAGGATATACATCTTCTTCTTCATGGGAAAAGAGTGCAACTTCATCTATTAGTGGAGGAACTGACTATCATGGCAAATTCCAAGATGAATCAATGCTCTGCCATACAGTAAAATTTTCTCCGTTTACTATTGGTTATCGATATATATTTCTTGAAAAAATGGCTGCAGACATACATCTTGGAGCTTATGCCAGCTATGATATCGCTGGAAAATATAAAAAAGATTATACAGATCATATCATTTCAACATCTAAATATGGTAACAGAAATGATAAGACCGTAAGCTCTACAGAAACCAAAATTAAAGATTATGACAATATGAAACGATATGACGCAGGTATTAATCTGGGGATAGGTTATTGGTTTGGTAAATTTAATATAGACTTTACATGGCAAAGAGGATTTATCGCCATATTTGAAGGAGGAAATGAATTAGTAAAAATAGGAAAAGAATCACGCAGACGTGGAAACTTGTTCACTAACAATTTCCAACTCAAGCTGGGTTATGCATTCTAA